One region of Bacterioplanoides sp. SCSIO 12839 genomic DNA includes:
- a CDS encoding ATP-binding cassette domain-containing protein, which yields MIEFNQVSLQRGTQPLLKQADLRVHDGQKLALIGPNGAGKSSLFALLNGELQIDGGELYIPSKWRISHMRQEVEASERSALDYAMDGDSEYRRIEAGISNAKDDNDLAHWLDQMDQNKGYEVPVKAEQLLHGLGFSQDDLTRPVQDFSGGWRIRLNLAQALMMPSDLMLLDEPTNHLDLEATLWLEQWLKNYPGTLLFISHDRDFIDGVADHIVHLHQQQLTVYPGNYSAYERIRAEKLAQQQTVYEKQQTRVKEIEAFVTRFKAKASKAKQAQSRLKELQRMELIAPAHVDSPFRFEFPCYEKMSSPLLAIDHADLGYVSGNEKTTILPQVKISLVPGHRIGLLGPNGAGKSTLLKNLCRDIEMLNGERSEGEHLRLGYFAQHQLESLDVKASGALILQRLKPQASEQEIRNFLGGFGFHGDKALEVIEPFSGGEKARLALACVAWEKPNLLILDEPTNHLDIEMREALTVALQNFEGAILIVSHDRHLLKATVDEYWLVDHGKVQEFDGDLDDYHTYLQQRDEKIAASDSASSEEEKPAEVKVDRKEQKRLEAERRQRLAPLRKKQQAAEKQMEKLQTQLDTIEEKMSDTDLYSDSRKDELQQLLTQQGDLKSQLEEIEIEWMELTEQLEEAE from the coding sequence ATGATCGAATTTAATCAGGTTTCTCTCCAGCGCGGTACTCAGCCGCTGTTAAAACAAGCGGATCTGCGTGTCCACGACGGTCAGAAGTTGGCGTTGATTGGCCCCAATGGCGCGGGTAAATCCAGCCTGTTTGCATTGTTAAATGGCGAGCTGCAAATTGATGGCGGTGAGTTATACATTCCATCGAAGTGGCGTATCTCACACATGCGCCAGGAAGTGGAAGCCAGTGAACGTTCAGCGCTGGATTACGCGATGGATGGTGACAGTGAATACCGTCGTATCGAAGCCGGTATCAGCAACGCCAAAGACGATAACGACCTGGCGCATTGGCTCGATCAGATGGATCAGAACAAAGGTTATGAAGTGCCGGTTAAGGCGGAGCAGCTGTTACATGGCTTAGGCTTTTCCCAGGATGATTTAACACGCCCGGTGCAGGATTTCTCCGGTGGCTGGCGTATTCGTTTGAACCTAGCTCAGGCGCTGATGATGCCGTCTGACCTGATGTTACTCGACGAACCGACTAACCACTTAGATTTAGAAGCAACCTTGTGGTTGGAGCAGTGGCTGAAGAATTATCCCGGCACGCTGTTATTTATTTCCCACGATCGTGATTTTATCGACGGCGTTGCCGACCATATCGTTCACTTACACCAACAGCAGCTCACCGTGTATCCGGGTAACTATTCAGCGTATGAACGTATTCGTGCGGAAAAGCTGGCGCAACAACAAACCGTGTATGAAAAGCAGCAAACCCGGGTAAAAGAAATTGAAGCCTTTGTCACGCGCTTTAAGGCCAAGGCCAGTAAAGCCAAACAAGCACAAAGCCGCTTAAAAGAATTACAACGTATGGAGCTGATTGCTCCGGCGCATGTGGATTCGCCGTTCCGTTTTGAATTTCCCTGTTATGAAAAAATGTCGTCGCCGTTGTTGGCGATTGATCATGCTGACTTGGGTTATGTATCTGGTAATGAGAAGACCACCATTCTGCCACAGGTAAAAATATCTCTGGTACCGGGTCACCGTATTGGTTTGTTAGGCCCTAATGGCGCAGGTAAATCGACGCTGTTAAAAAACCTGTGTCGAGATATTGAGATGCTGAATGGCGAACGCAGCGAAGGTGAACACCTGCGTTTGGGTTACTTCGCTCAGCATCAGCTGGAATCACTCGATGTAAAAGCCTCCGGTGCACTGATCCTGCAACGTCTGAAACCACAAGCGTCTGAACAGGAGATCCGTAACTTTCTCGGTGGTTTTGGTTTCCACGGTGATAAAGCACTGGAAGTGATTGAACCGTTTTCCGGTGGGGAAAAAGCACGCCTGGCATTGGCCTGTGTTGCCTGGGAAAAACCCAACTTATTAATTCTCGATGAGCCAACCAACCACTTGGATATCGAGATGCGTGAAGCGTTAACCGTGGCGCTGCAAAACTTCGAAGGCGCAATTTTAATCGTCAGCCACGATCGTCACTTATTAAAAGCCACCGTGGATGAATACTGGCTGGTGGACCACGGTAAGGTACAAGAGTTTGATGGCGATTTGGATGACTATCACACGTACTTGCAGCAACGTGATGAGAAGATTGCTGCAAGTGACTCTGCCAGCTCTGAAGAAGAAAAGCCTGCTGAAGTAAAAGTTGATCGCAAAGAACAAAAACGTCTGGAAGCTGAGCGTCGTCAGCGTTTAGCGCCATTGCGTAAAAAACAACAAGCCGCCGAGAAGCAGATGGAAAAGCTGCAAACTCAGTTGGATACCATCGAAGAAAAAATGTCGGACACCGATTTATATTCCGACAGTCGCAAAGACGAACTGCAACAGCTGTTAACTCAGCAAGGCGATTTAAAATCTCAGCTGGAAGAGATTGAGATAGAGTGGATGGAGCTGACTGA
- a CDS encoding TIGR02444 family protein codes for MAAQCATEVDDNPLWSFALAFYASKDVQELLLKLQNDYQQDTLLVLTALWLGQQGQPWQLSHSQLDGYFTWRQQVVWALRATRKAISKDNASAEQLALRQQIQKDEIRAEQIALHQLYLLHTGLTCQAFSSQQVLENLFSQVRLGQTACRQTGPDQTADIKKEALGPLFQQLADLLISQ; via the coding sequence ATGGCGGCGCAGTGTGCCACAGAAGTCGATGATAACCCACTGTGGAGCTTTGCTCTGGCGTTTTATGCCAGCAAAGACGTGCAGGAATTATTGTTGAAGCTACAAAATGATTATCAACAGGACACCTTGTTGGTGCTGACGGCGTTGTGGCTGGGTCAGCAAGGACAACCCTGGCAACTGAGCCATTCACAGCTAGATGGTTATTTTACATGGCGTCAGCAGGTGGTCTGGGCGTTACGTGCAACACGAAAAGCCATCAGCAAAGATAATGCTTCTGCGGAGCAACTGGCGTTGCGTCAACAGATTCAGAAAGATGAAATACGAGCCGAGCAGATTGCTCTGCATCAGCTGTACTTGTTGCACACCGGGCTAACCTGCCAGGCTTTTAGTTCTCAACAAGTGTTAGAGAACCTGTTTAGCCAGGTCAGGCTGGGTCAAACCGCATGCCGTCAAACTGGGCCTGATCAAACAGCAGACATAAAAAAAGAGGCCTTGGGGCCTCTTTTTCAACAACTGGCCGACTTATTAATCAGCCAGTAG
- a CDS encoding ParA family protein, with the protein MSNETSNNNSVSHNPFRPHARVVGMTAPVRVMIANAKGGCGKTTLATNVASHFAHGGELTAMIDYDPQGSSMDWLAARDVHLPTITGVAAYQKHAPQTSTKSWALRVPANTSRVVIDTPAGLAGNVLSDLIQQSDMLLIPVIPSAIDIRAATGFIRDVLLSRSYRMNPKPIAVIANRVRKNTLIYGKLEKFLNSLQIPFITALRDTQFYVRASEHGLGIVDFDQKDKKDIAEWQPLIEWIDQTIHELRQSQQASQ; encoded by the coding sequence GTGAGTAACGAAACATCAAACAACAACTCTGTCAGCCATAACCCTTTCCGGCCTCATGCTCGCGTGGTGGGTATGACGGCGCCTGTGCGGGTGATGATTGCTAATGCGAAAGGTGGCTGTGGTAAAACCACACTGGCAACCAATGTCGCCAGCCATTTTGCGCATGGTGGTGAGTTAACTGCCATGATTGATTATGACCCTCAAGGCTCATCAATGGATTGGCTGGCAGCGCGCGATGTTCACCTGCCAACCATCACTGGAGTGGCGGCCTACCAAAAACATGCGCCGCAAACCTCAACCAAAAGTTGGGCGCTGCGTGTACCAGCGAACACTTCCCGTGTGGTAATCGACACGCCAGCCGGGCTTGCGGGCAATGTCTTATCGGACCTGATTCAGCAGTCGGATATGTTGTTAATTCCGGTTATTCCTTCGGCGATTGATATCCGTGCGGCAACCGGGTTTATTCGTGATGTGTTGTTGTCACGCTCTTATCGTATGAACCCGAAGCCGATTGCTGTGATTGCTAATCGGGTTCGCAAAAATACACTGATATACGGCAAGCTGGAAAAGTTTTTAAACAGCTTACAGATCCCTTTTATTACTGCACTCCGTGATACTCAGTTTTATGTGCGTGCCAGCGAACACGGCTTAGGGATTGTGGATTTTGATCAGAAAGACAAAAAAGATATTGCTGAATGGCAACCTTTGATTGAGTGGATAGATCAAACCATTCATGAGTTGCGACAATCTCAACAAGCCAGCCAATAA
- a CDS encoding WD40 repeat domain-containing protein: MSLLTRSLILASAFLLSACDDAKAPEKIEEVAVQGSYSIRLSPDGNQAMVGSLHHGGSLWTLAPLERRYDWNHQAEGYSNILTSAFSPDGNFIATADNRTIVLWDNNSGEAVWFWNAPGDIEDIALTADGNLALLAMQDYTATLFDIKNGGIRQRLAHDGIVYDVSIAEDGVLAASGSDDSSARIWNLDTGKSIHTLAHNNQVRTVQLSDDGRLLFTSAFGESGKIWDARSGQLLKEIAQVRGHYSAARFVNGGGQLITGGSSGKIELWNVNNGERQQVWRAEPRDKWVSNNVQVEDVARSNGSWVAAGSNGLVYYLK, translated from the coding sequence ATGTCTTTGCTGACCCGCAGTTTGATTCTTGCCTCCGCCTTCCTTCTCAGCGCCTGCGATGATGCTAAAGCGCCTGAAAAAATCGAAGAGGTGGCCGTACAGGGATCCTATTCCATTCGTTTATCTCCCGACGGTAATCAGGCCATGGTAGGCAGCCTGCATCATGGTGGCAGCCTGTGGACACTGGCACCACTGGAACGCCGTTATGACTGGAACCATCAGGCCGAAGGCTACAGCAATATCCTCACCAGTGCGTTCTCTCCGGATGGCAACTTTATCGCCACGGCTGATAACCGCACTATTGTACTGTGGGATAACAACAGTGGTGAGGCGGTATGGTTCTGGAATGCACCGGGAGATATTGAAGATATTGCGCTGACTGCCGATGGCAACCTGGCTCTGCTGGCGATGCAGGATTACACTGCCACGTTATTTGATATCAAGAATGGTGGCATCCGTCAGCGCCTGGCACACGATGGCATTGTCTACGATGTCAGCATTGCTGAAGACGGTGTGTTAGCGGCTTCGGGCAGTGACGACTCCAGCGCCCGGATCTGGAATCTGGATACAGGTAAGTCGATACATACACTGGCACATAATAACCAGGTAAGAACGGTTCAGTTATCCGATGATGGACGTTTGTTGTTTACTTCGGCATTTGGTGAAAGCGGCAAAATCTGGGATGCCCGTTCGGGTCAGTTGCTGAAAGAAATTGCTCAGGTGCGCGGTCACTATAGTGCAGCACGTTTTGTAAACGGTGGTGGACAACTGATTACCGGCGGCAGCTCGGGAAAAATCGAGCTATGGAATGTGAACAACGGTGAGCGCCAACAGGTATGGCGAGCAGAACCCCGGGACAAATGGGTAAGCAATAATGTTCAGGTTGAGGATGTTGCCCGTTCAAACGGCAGCTGGGTCGCCGCCGGTTCAAACGGATTGGTGTATTACCTGAAATAA
- the rsd gene encoding sigma D regulator has product MLENCKTAHERWGGVHKMIDNWLSERQQLIVLYCNLSASKPLSADDPLGPNISRFCQVMIDYCSAGHFEIYEQLINEAKEYDDGGVELAKELVPQLDKLTGQCVDFNDTYDQDCAFEQLAKLPADLSSIGEVLEERFELEDQLIERLHNVHKDLVAEEV; this is encoded by the coding sequence ATGTTAGAGAACTGCAAAACAGCCCACGAACGTTGGGGCGGTGTTCATAAAATGATTGATAACTGGCTGAGTGAACGCCAGCAACTCATTGTGTTGTACTGCAACCTGTCGGCCAGTAAGCCGTTATCAGCCGACGACCCATTAGGCCCAAATATCAGTCGCTTTTGCCAGGTTATGATTGATTATTGTTCGGCGGGTCATTTTGAGATTTACGAGCAACTGATCAACGAAGCCAAAGAGTATGATGACGGTGGTGTTGAGCTGGCCAAAGAGTTGGTTCCACAGCTGGATAAGTTAACCGGACAGTGCGTCGACTTTAACGATACCTACGATCAGGATTGTGCGTTTGAGCAGCTGGCCAAATTACCAGCGGATTTATCGTCCATTGGTGAAGTCCTGGAAGAACGCTTTGAGCTGGAAGATCAGCTGATTGAGCGTTTGCATAATGTGCATAAAGATCTGGTTGCTGAAGAAGTCTGA
- a CDS encoding disulfide bond formation protein B — MSLTPNGNWFTNPQWLHWGYLAGFLTCVGLMAAAFYFEYVLYLDPCPLCMTQRLGTVMIGVGFLLAFLSRNTRWPLLFALLFTLAAAVFSTWVADHQIWMQGLPKEEVPACGPSMNYLIETLPLTDLLSVMLNGDGNCAEIVWSLWGMSMPEWTRICFIGFVLAAVYAIFHTIKQRFMVRN; from the coding sequence GTGTCTCTTACACCCAATGGTAATTGGTTTACGAATCCACAATGGTTGCACTGGGGTTACCTGGCGGGCTTTTTAACCTGTGTTGGTTTGATGGCTGCCGCGTTTTATTTTGAATATGTGCTGTACCTTGATCCTTGCCCGCTGTGTATGACTCAGCGCTTAGGCACCGTGATGATTGGTGTTGGATTTTTGCTGGCGTTCTTAAGCCGCAATACACGTTGGCCGCTGTTGTTCGCGCTGTTATTCACATTAGCAGCCGCTGTTTTTTCTACCTGGGTTGCTGATCACCAGATCTGGATGCAGGGCTTGCCCAAAGAGGAAGTCCCCGCCTGTGGACCGAGTATGAACTATCTGATCGAGACGTTACCGTTAACCGATCTGTTGAGTGTGATGCTGAATGGCGATGGTAACTGCGCAGAAATCGTCTGGAGTTTATGGGGCATGAGCATGCCGGAATGGACCCGCATTTGTTTTATTGGGTTTGTATTGGCTGCCGTGTATGCCATTTTTCACACCATCAAACAGCGTTTTATGGTACGCAACTAA
- a CDS encoding flagellar basal body-associated FliL family protein, with amino-acid sequence MLRIVCSVLLMLIATASYAEGEEAAAPVSSARYIHLEPAFVVNYGSSGRMKYLRTEVSLKVSSGEAAAMVTQHKPYIRNNLVLLMSAQEPETMNSSKGRESLRKVCLDEVRAVMTQLEGMPSVDDLYFSNFVVQN; translated from the coding sequence ATGCTACGCATTGTTTGCAGCGTATTATTGATGCTGATTGCGACGGCCAGTTATGCCGAAGGTGAAGAAGCCGCAGCTCCTGTGTCGTCTGCGCGATACATTCATCTGGAGCCCGCGTTTGTGGTGAACTATGGCAGTAGTGGCCGTATGAAATACCTGCGAACGGAAGTCTCGTTGAAAGTCAGCAGCGGTGAAGCTGCCGCCATGGTCACTCAACATAAGCCATACATTCGCAATAATCTGGTGTTGTTAATGTCGGCGCAGGAGCCTGAAACCATGAATAGCTCCAAAGGGCGGGAATCACTGCGCAAGGTTTGCCTGGATGAGGTGCGTGCTGTTATGACACAGCTGGAGGGGATGCCATCCGTAGATGATTTGTATTTCAGTAACTTTGTAGTTCAGAACTGA
- the gshA gene encoding glutamate--cysteine ligase gives MANTTSSSNLQQALDTLSQPENLSLLANIQRGIEKEGLRCSDQGVISQKPHPKGLGSALTHESITTDYSEALLEFITPVFNSAHEALAYLEIAHRYTYSQLDGEMIWPNSMPCILQGEMSIPIAQYGDSNLGQLKHVYRHGLWHRYGRMMQCISGIHYNVSMPKALWPVLFELEHQRQPEDKELQDYISAKYFGLIRNFRRYSWLLFYLFGASPALCESFLDGQPNDLEKLKQHTLHLPYATSLRMSDLGYQNSAQSDLIVCYNTLDNYVKTLGKAVSEPVAAYDDIGLQDEHGHYKQLNTNLLQIENEYYSDIRPKRVSRNGEKPLEALANDGVEYIEVRSTDLNPFMPLGLDVPQLQFMDVFVSWCLLQGSDDIDDAEYNRIQNNQQKAVMEGRKPGLMLERGDDEVSLQQWGMDIIEEMRELASLMDKARGHTFHIDALNQQKLKLADSSLTPSAQVLTAMQEQDVEFSELTRQLAQQHRKTLSEPLGKEVMALWKNKAEMSLQQQADLEANDDVSFAEYLNGYLQR, from the coding sequence TTGGCCAATACAACTTCTTCATCCAACCTGCAGCAGGCACTGGATACACTCAGCCAGCCGGAAAACCTGTCACTACTGGCGAATATCCAGCGGGGTATCGAAAAAGAAGGATTACGTTGCTCTGATCAGGGTGTGATCAGCCAGAAGCCTCATCCCAAAGGTTTAGGCTCGGCATTAACACACGAAAGCATCACCACCGATTATTCTGAGGCGCTGCTGGAGTTTATTACTCCGGTGTTTAACAGCGCCCATGAAGCATTGGCTTATCTGGAAATTGCTCATCGCTACACCTACAGCCAGCTGGACGGTGAAATGATCTGGCCTAACTCCATGCCGTGTATTCTGCAGGGGGAAATGAGTATTCCAATCGCTCAATACGGCGATTCGAATCTGGGACAACTGAAGCACGTTTACCGTCATGGCTTATGGCATCGTTATGGCCGTATGATGCAATGCATCTCGGGTATTCATTACAACGTGTCGATGCCAAAAGCGCTGTGGCCGGTTCTGTTCGAACTGGAACATCAGCGCCAGCCGGAAGATAAAGAATTACAGGATTATATTTCGGCAAAATATTTTGGCCTGATCCGCAACTTTCGTCGTTATTCCTGGTTATTGTTTTATCTGTTTGGTGCTTCTCCGGCCTTGTGTGAGTCCTTCCTTGATGGCCAGCCTAATGATCTGGAAAAGCTAAAACAGCACACGCTTCATCTGCCTTATGCAACATCACTGCGTATGAGTGATCTGGGTTATCAGAACAGTGCTCAGTCGGATCTGATTGTGTGTTACAACACCCTCGACAACTACGTGAAAACACTGGGCAAGGCCGTGAGTGAGCCGGTTGCGGCTTACGATGACATTGGCCTACAAGACGAACATGGCCACTACAAACAGCTGAACACTAACCTGCTGCAAATCGAAAATGAATATTACAGTGATATTCGTCCAAAGCGGGTTTCACGCAATGGTGAAAAGCCACTGGAAGCGTTGGCCAATGACGGTGTGGAATATATCGAAGTACGCAGTACCGATTTAAACCCGTTTATGCCATTGGGCCTGGACGTGCCGCAGCTGCAGTTTATGGATGTATTTGTCAGCTGGTGTTTATTGCAGGGCAGCGATGACATTGATGATGCTGAATACAATCGCATTCAGAACAACCAGCAAAAAGCCGTGATGGAAGGCCGTAAACCTGGCTTGATGTTAGAGCGTGGTGATGATGAAGTTTCCTTGCAGCAATGGGGAATGGACATCATCGAAGAGATGCGTGAGCTGGCTTCTTTGATGGATAAGGCACGTGGTCATACATTCCATATTGATGCGCTGAATCAGCAAAAGCTGAAGTTAGCAGACAGCTCATTAACGCCGTCGGCTCAGGTGCTGACAGCGATGCAGGAACAGGATGTGGAATTCTCTGAACTGACGCGTCAGCTGGCACAGCAGCATCGTAAAACACTGTCGGAACCTCTGGGCAAAGAGGTGATGGCGTTATGGAAAAATAAAGCAGAGATGTCACTGCAGCAGCAGGCGGATCTGGAAGCCAATGATGATGTGTCATTCGCAGAATATCTGAACGGCTATCTGCAACGCTGA
- a CDS encoding Tex family protein produces the protein MSVDSRAQNSRLQSIGARIAEELSIRPQQVAAAVALLDEGATVPFIARYRKEVTGSLDDAQLRILEERLRYLREMEDRRDTILKSIDDQGKLSDELKRDILAADTKTRLEDLYLPYKPKRRTKGQIAIEAGLEPLAEKLIADPTLNPEAEAQAFLSAEHKIDDTKAALDGAKYILMERFAEDANLLANLRRFMTNEATLSVRVVPGKEAEGAKFSDYFEHDEVLKGVPSHRALAILRGRNEGFLSFSLVTGDPDDKLSASPCESIIADHFGIENQGRAGDRWLAEVVKWTWRIKLLTHLETELMGNVRESAEEQAIKVFGENLKDLLLAAPAGTKATMGLDPGLRTGVKVAVVDATGKVVDQATIYPTPPRNDLAGSAAVLTALIAKHNVELISIGNGTGSRETDKFVGDMIKAQPALKNVQKVMVNEAGASVYSASELAAKEFPDLDVTIRGAVSIARRLQDPLAELVKIEPKSIGVGQYQHDVNQTQLARSLDAVVEDCVNSVGVDLNTASAPLLTRVSGLNTTLANNIVAYRDENGAFQSRSDLKKVARLGPKAFEQAAGFLRIMNGKNPLDASAVHPESYPVVKKIAHEFSKDVASLIGDSATLKSVNAASFSEDGVGEITVKDIIAELEKPGRDPRPEFKFAEFKEGVEDIKDLQPNMVLEGVITNVAAFGAFVDIGVHQDGLVHISALSDTFVKDPRDVVKAGDIVKVKVMEVDVPRKRIGLSMRMSDDANERAKEKTPGERKGGSRQGNRGTQQRSFGGNNSGQSAMGGAMAAAFANAKKK, from the coding sequence ATGTCTGTAGATTCACGAGCCCAGAACTCTCGCCTTCAAAGCATCGGCGCCCGCATTGCTGAAGAGTTATCCATCCGTCCGCAGCAGGTGGCTGCCGCTGTTGCCTTATTAGATGAAGGTGCAACCGTGCCTTTTATCGCTCGTTATCGTAAGGAAGTCACCGGCTCTCTGGATGACGCCCAGCTGCGTATTTTAGAAGAGCGTTTGCGTTATCTGCGTGAAATGGAAGATCGTCGCGATACCATTCTGAAAAGCATTGATGATCAGGGCAAACTCAGTGATGAGCTGAAGCGCGATATTCTCGCCGCCGACACCAAAACCCGCCTGGAAGATTTGTACCTGCCGTACAAACCGAAGCGTCGTACCAAGGGCCAGATTGCCATTGAAGCGGGTCTTGAACCTTTAGCCGAGAAGTTGATTGCTGACCCAACCCTGAATCCGGAAGCGGAAGCTCAGGCATTTCTGAGTGCAGAACATAAAATCGATGACACCAAAGCCGCGCTGGATGGTGCTAAGTACATCCTGATGGAGCGCTTTGCCGAAGATGCCAACCTGCTGGCAAACCTGCGCCGTTTTATGACCAATGAAGCAACGCTGTCGGTTCGAGTGGTGCCAGGTAAAGAAGCCGAAGGGGCTAAGTTCTCCGATTACTTTGAACATGACGAAGTGTTAAAAGGTGTGCCGTCTCACCGTGCGTTAGCGATTCTGCGGGGCCGTAATGAAGGTTTTCTGAGCTTCTCGCTGGTGACAGGTGATCCGGACGACAAGCTATCTGCCAGCCCGTGTGAAAGCATCATTGCCGACCATTTCGGCATCGAAAATCAGGGCCGTGCTGGTGATCGCTGGTTAGCCGAAGTGGTGAAGTGGACCTGGCGTATCAAGTTGCTGACCCATCTGGAAACCGAGTTGATGGGTAATGTGCGTGAAAGTGCCGAAGAGCAGGCGATTAAAGTCTTCGGTGAAAACTTAAAAGATTTATTACTGGCCGCTCCGGCAGGCACCAAAGCGACCATGGGCCTCGACCCGGGTTTGCGTACCGGGGTCAAAGTCGCAGTGGTGGATGCCACCGGTAAGGTGGTGGATCAAGCGACGATTTATCCAACCCCGCCACGTAACGATCTGGCCGGTTCAGCGGCGGTATTAACCGCGTTAATTGCTAAGCACAATGTTGAGTTGATCTCGATTGGTAACGGTACCGGTTCGCGCGAAACCGACAAGTTTGTCGGCGATATGATCAAAGCTCAGCCGGCATTAAAAAATGTGCAGAAGGTGATGGTCAACGAAGCCGGTGCCTCGGTGTACTCCGCCTCTGAGCTGGCGGCCAAAGAATTCCCGGATCTGGATGTAACCATTCGTGGTGCGGTTTCTATCGCGCGTCGCCTGCAGGATCCTCTGGCGGAGCTAGTGAAAATCGAACCCAAGTCCATTGGTGTGGGTCAGTACCAGCACGATGTAAACCAGACACAATTAGCCCGTTCGCTGGATGCGGTGGTGGAAGATTGTGTGAACTCAGTAGGCGTGGATCTGAATACCGCTTCTGCTCCGCTGCTGACTCGTGTGTCCGGTTTAAACACTACGCTGGCCAATAATATCGTCGCTTACCGTGATGAAAACGGCGCATTCCAGTCGCGTTCAGATCTGAAAAAAGTCGCACGTTTAGGGCCAAAGGCATTTGAACAAGCGGCGGGCTTCCTGCGTATTATGAATGGCAAAAACCCATTGGATGCGTCGGCGGTGCACCCAGAGTCGTATCCAGTGGTGAAAAAAATCGCTCATGAATTCAGCAAAGATGTTGCCAGCTTGATTGGCGATTCAGCGACGCTGAAATCGGTAAATGCTGCTTCCTTCTCGGAAGACGGCGTGGGTGAAATCACCGTTAAAGATATTATCGCCGAGCTGGAAAAACCAGGCCGCGATCCGCGTCCGGAATTTAAATTCGCTGAATTTAAAGAAGGCGTAGAAGACATCAAAGACCTGCAACCCAACATGGTGCTCGAAGGTGTGATCACCAACGTTGCTGCTTTTGGAGCATTCGTGGATATCGGTGTGCATCAGGATGGCCTGGTGCATATTTCCGCGCTGTCGGATACGTTTGTGAAAGACCCGCGCGATGTGGTGAAAGCCGGAGACATCGTCAAAGTGAAAGTGATGGAAGTGGATGTACCGCGCAAACGTATTGGCTTGTCGATGCGCATGTCAGACGATGCTAACGAACGCGCCAAAGAAAAAACGCCCGGCGAGCGTAAAGGTGGTAGCCGTCAGGGAAACCGGGGCACTCAGCAGCGCTCATTTGGTGGTAATAACTCTGGCCAGAGTGCCATGGGTGGCGCAATGGCTGCTGCGTTTGCGAACGCGAAGAAAAAATAA